Proteins encoded by one window of Salmonirosea aquatica:
- a CDS encoding 5'-nucleotidase — translation MPLDLSQTLVIGVSTRSLFNLEEENSVFESEGIAGFRKYQLDHEDVPLEPGTAFYLVQSLLQLNTQASQRIVEVIVMSRNSPETGVRVLNTIKQLGLDITRVALSGGEPLAPYIDAFQVDLFLSKDESDVQTVIDSKVCAAAIIYAPPQEFNPSDNRVKIAFDADAVIFSDESEHRYKTEGMDAFHKYEAEHEDDPLAEGPFAKLLIKLSKIQEKFPSGIEMSPLRIAIVTARNAPSHMRVIRTLRKWGVYVDEAYFMGGLSKDKVLSAFGAHIFFDDQETHLKSASLIVPSGKVPYISNSPLKLLDKK, via the coding sequence GTATTTGAGAGCGAAGGGATTGCTGGTTTTAGAAAATACCAACTCGACCACGAAGATGTTCCATTGGAACCAGGTACTGCTTTTTATCTAGTACAGAGTCTGTTGCAGCTAAATACACAGGCTAGTCAAAGAATTGTAGAAGTTATTGTTATGTCTCGAAACAGCCCAGAAACAGGTGTTCGAGTACTAAATACGATAAAACAATTGGGATTAGATATTACAAGGGTAGCTCTGTCAGGGGGTGAACCGCTGGCTCCATATATTGATGCATTTCAAGTAGATTTATTCTTGTCGAAGGATGAAAGTGATGTCCAGACAGTAATTGATTCAAAGGTGTGCGCAGCAGCAATAATATACGCGCCTCCACAAGAATTTAACCCTAGTGATAATCGAGTAAAAATAGCTTTTGATGCAGATGCGGTTATTTTTTCAGATGAATCAGAACACAGGTATAAAACCGAAGGAATGGATGCCTTTCATAAATATGAAGCAGAACATGAAGACGATCCTTTGGCCGAGGGGCCGTTTGCTAAACTTCTAATCAAACTTTCCAAAATTCAAGAAAAATTTCCTTCTGGAATTGAAATGTCCCCGTTAAGAATAGCAATTGTTACAGCCCGCAATGCACCTTCACATATGCGCGTGATTCGAACGCTTCGTAAATGGGGGGTATACGTAGATGAAGCCTACTTTATGGGTGGTCTGTCAAAAGATAAAGTACTAAGTGCTTTTGGTGCTCATATTTTCTTTGATGATCAAGAAACACATCTTAAGTCTGCTAGCCTGATTGTCCCCTCTGGTAAAGTGCCTTATATTAGCAATTCACCTCTCAAATTGTTAGACAAGAAATAA